The Fimbriimonadales bacterium genome has a window encoding:
- the rph gene encoding ribonuclease PH — MAIERLDGRAPQELRPLKLERGVAKYAEGSCKITLGDTIVLVTATVEERVAPWLKGKGTGWITAEYGMLPRSGKERSQRDYMRPNGRAVEIQRLIGRAMRAVVELEMLGERTITLDCDVIQADGGTRVSAITASYIALHDAFQWMIGQRMIPRMPLKEQVAAISVGVVGGIELLDLTYEEDSRASVDMNLVMTDRGRYVEIQGTAETEPFEETTFAKLLGLGKMGLKQLFAAQKEALQS, encoded by the coding sequence ATGGCTATTGAAAGACTCGATGGACGCGCGCCTCAGGAACTTCGCCCATTGAAGTTAGAAAGAGGAGTCGCAAAATACGCGGAAGGTTCGTGCAAAATTACATTAGGAGATACGATTGTCCTCGTAACTGCGACAGTCGAGGAGCGAGTAGCTCCTTGGCTCAAAGGGAAAGGAACGGGTTGGATTACTGCCGAATATGGAATGCTTCCTCGCTCTGGTAAGGAAAGAAGTCAAAGAGATTATATGCGTCCCAATGGACGCGCGGTAGAAATTCAAAGACTGATAGGAAGGGCGATGAGAGCGGTCGTCGAATTAGAAATGTTAGGAGAGAGGACGATCACTCTGGACTGTGACGTAATACAAGCGGATGGAGGGACTCGTGTGTCTGCGATAACGGCAAGTTACATTGCGCTTCATGATGCGTTTCAATGGATGATAGGGCAACGAATGATTCCTCGAATGCCGTTGAAAGAACAAGTCGCCGCTATAAGCGTAGGCGTCGTGGGGGGGATAGAACTTTTGGATCTAACGTATGAAGAAGATAGTCGAGCCTCGGTGGATATGAATCTGGTGATGACGGACCGCGGTAGATATGTCGAGATCCAAGGAACTGCGGAGACGGAACCTTTCGAAGAGACGACCTTTGCAAAACTTCTTGGATTAGGGAAAATGGGATTGAAGCAACTTTTCGCCGCGCAAAAAGAGGCGTTGCAAAGTTGA